The following coding sequences lie in one Danio rerio strain Tuebingen ecotype United States chromosome 3, GRCz12tu, whole genome shotgun sequence genomic window:
- the ccdc47 gene encoding PAT complex subunit CCDC47 precursor (The RefSeq protein has 1 substitution compared to this genomic sequence), which produces MRHLVFLLLPALLLLLALPDTRGRYNDDFDDGEDIAEFDDNDFAEFEDVSEDPAVDVEKEPPPRPAPSSTPVEDDEDEATVENEDGQDEFEDTDAQDQDMYNKYDTDEFEGYEKSNPSFKDTLIYREVPAHLQNSWESYYMEILMVTGLLAYIMNYIIGKNKNSRLAQAWFNSHRELLESNFALVGDDGTSKEATSTGKLNQENEHIYNLWCSGRVCCEGMLIQLKFLKRQDLLNVLARMMRPTCDQVQVRVTLNDEDMDTFVFAVGSRKAMARMQKEMQDLSEFCGDKPKSGAKYGIPDSLTILSEMGEVTDGVMDNKMVHYLTSHADKIESIHFSDQFSGPKVMQEEGQPLKLPETKKTLLFTFNVPGMGNTSPKDMDSLLPLMNMVIYSIDKVKKLRLNREGKQKADRNRARVEENFLKQTHAQRQEAAQTRREEKKRAEKERIMNEEDPERQRRLEEAAQRREQKKMEKKQMKMKQIKVKAM; this is translated from the exons ATGAGGCACCTGGTCTTCCTCCTCCTCCCAGCCCTGCTCCTGCTGTTGGCCCTGCCAGACACTAGGGGGCGCTACAACGACGACTTTGATGACGGTGAGGACATCGCTGAATTTGATGACAATGACTTTGCAGAGTTTGAGGATGTCAGCGAGGATCCAGCTGTGGATGTGGAGAAAGAACCACCACCTCGACCAGCTCCTTCGTCTACCCCTGTAGAGGATGACGAAGACGAGGCCACGGTGGAGAACGAAGACGGCCAGGATGAGTTTGAAGATACAGATGCACAG GATCAAGACATGTACAACAAATATGACACTGACGAGTTTGAAGGCTACGAGAAGTCTAATCCTTCATTCAAAGACACTCTTATATACAGAGAg GTCCCAGCACACTTGCAGAACAGCTGGGAGAGTTATTACATGGAAATCTTGATGGTCACTGGACTTCTTGCATACATTATGAACTACATAATTGGCAAAAATAAGAACAGCAGACTCGCACAGGCCTGGTTTAATTCCCACAGAGAACTTCTGGAGAGCAACTTTGCCCTTGTTG GTGATGATGGTACCAGTAAGGAAGCCACCAGTACAGGGAAGCTAAACCAGGAGAACGAGCACATCTACAACTTATGGTGTTCGGGACGGGTCTGCTGTGAGGGGATGCTCATTCAGCTGAAG TTTCTGAAAAGACAGGACCTgctgaatgtgctggccaggATGATGAGACCAACCTGTGATCAAGTG CAAGTTAAAGTGACTCTAAATGATGAGGATATGGACACCTTTGTGTTTGCTGTGGGAAGTCGGAAGGCCATGGCACGGATGCAGAAGGAGATGCAGGACCTG AGTGAGTTCTGTGGCGATAAGCCCAAATCAGGGGCAAAATATGGCATCCCTGACTCTCTGACCATTTTATCAGAGATGGGAGAGGTCACGGATGGAGTGATGGACAACAAG ATGGTACATTATCTCACCAGTCATGCTGATAAGATTGAGTCCATCCATTTTTCGGACCAATTCTCTGGTCCAAAAGTTATGCAAGA ggAAGGTCAGCCCTTAAAGCTGCCCGAGACCAAGAAAACACTGCTGTTTACATTTAACG TGCCTGGGATGGGTAACACGTCTCCCAAAGATATGGACAGTCTGCTGCCTCTGATGAACATGGTGATTTACAGCATCGACAAGGTCAAGAAGCTCCGCCTCAACAGAGAA GGGAAACAGAAAGCCGACAGAAATCGTGCTCGCGTGGAGGAGAACTTCCTGAAACAGACTCATGCTCAGCGCCAGGAGGCCGCTCAAACACGCCGTGAAGAGAAGAAAAGAGCTGAGAAGGAAAGGATCATGAATGAGGAGGATCCTGAGAGACAGCGTCGCTTGGAG GAAGCCGCCCAGCGACGGGAACAGAAGAAGATGGAGAAGAAGCAGATGAAAATGAAGCAGATCAAAGTGAAAGCCATGTGA
- the dcaf7 gene encoding DDB1- and CUL4-associated factor 7, whose amino-acid sequence MSLHGKRKEIYKYEAPWTVYAMNWSVRPDKRFRLALGSFVEEYNNKVQLVGLEEESSEFVCRNTFDHPYPTTKIMWIPDTKGVYPDLLATSGDYLRIWRVNDTETRLECLLNNNKNSDFCAPLTSFDWNEVDPNLLGTSSIDTTCTIWGLETGQVLGRVNLVSGHVKTQLIAHDKEVYDIAFSRAGGGRDMFASVGADGSVRMFDLRHLEHSTIIYEDPQHHPLLRLCWNKQDPNYLATMAMDGMEVVILDVRVPCTPVARLNNHRACVNGIAWAPHSSCHICTAADDHQALIWDIQQMPRAIEDPILAYTAEGEINNVQWASTQPDWIAICYNNCLEILRV is encoded by the exons ATGTCGTTGCACGGTAAACGAAAAGAGATCTACAAATACGAGGCGCCATGGACCGTCTATGCTATGAACTGGAGCGTCAGACCCGACAAGCGCTTTCGGCTCGCGCTCGGCAGCTTCGTCGAGGAGTACAACAACAAG GTCCAGCTGGTTGGTCTTGAGGAGGAGAGCTCAGAGTTTGTATGCAGAAACACTTTTGATCATCCGTACCCCACCACCAAGATCATGTGGATCCCAGACACCAAAGGCGTCTATCCAGACCTACTGGCAACCAGTGGAGACTATCTGCGCATATGGAGG gtGAATGATACAGAGACCCGTCTGGAGTGTCtgctgaataataataagaactctGATTTCTGTGCACCCCTCACCTCATTTGACTGGAATGAAGTGGACCCCAACCTCCTGG ggACATCTAGTATTGACACCACTTGTACAATCTGGGGTCTAGAGACAGGACAGGTCCTGGGAAGAGTCAACCTAGTGTCGGGTCACGTCAAAACACAGCTAATTGCTCACGACAAGGAG GTGTATGACATCGCATTCAGCCGTGCGGGTGGAGGTCGGGATATGTTTGCGTCAGTAGGAGCGGATGGGTCTGTGCGTATGTTTGATTTGCGACACCTGGAGCACAGCACCATCATCTATGAGGACCCTCAACACCACCCACTGCTGCGCCTCTGCTGGAACAAACAGGACCCTAACTACTTGGCCACCATGGCAATGGATGGCATGgag GTGGTGATTCTAGATGTGCGTGTGCCGTGTACACCAGTCGCTCGACTCAATAATCACCGTGCCTGTGTGAATGGCATCGCTTGGGCACCTCATTCCTCCTGCCACATATGTACAGCAG CGGACGATCACCAGGCTCTGATCTGGGACATCCAGCAGATGCCGAGAGCCATCGAGGACCCCATCCTGGCCTACACAGCCGAGGGCGAGATCAACAACGTGCAGTGGGCCTCCACTCAGCCAGACTGGATCGCCATTTGCTACAACAACTGCCTGGAGATCCTGCGGGTGTAG
- the dcaf7 gene encoding DDB1- and CUL4-associated factor 7 isoform X1, with protein MSLHGKRKEIYKYEAPWTVYAMNWSVRPDKRFRLALGSFVEEYNNKVQLVGLEEESSEFVCRNTFDHPYPTTKIMWIPDTKGVYPDLLATSGDYLRIWRVNDTETRLECLLNNNKNSDFCAPLTSFDWNEVDPNLLGTSSIDTTCTIWGLETGQVLGRVNLVSGHVKTQLIAHDKEVYDIAFSRAGGGRDMFASVGADGSVRMFDLRHLEHSTIIYEDPQHHPLLRLCWNKQDPNYLATMAMDGMEVVILDVRVPCTPVARLNNHRACVNGIAWAPHSSCHICTAVADDHQALIWDIQQMPRAIEDPILAYTAEGEINNVQWASTQPDWIAICYNNCLEILRV; from the exons ATGTCGTTGCACGGTAAACGAAAAGAGATCTACAAATACGAGGCGCCATGGACCGTCTATGCTATGAACTGGAGCGTCAGACCCGACAAGCGCTTTCGGCTCGCGCTCGGCAGCTTCGTCGAGGAGTACAACAACAAG GTCCAGCTGGTTGGTCTTGAGGAGGAGAGCTCAGAGTTTGTATGCAGAAACACTTTTGATCATCCGTACCCCACCACCAAGATCATGTGGATCCCAGACACCAAAGGCGTCTATCCAGACCTACTGGCAACCAGTGGAGACTATCTGCGCATATGGAGG gtGAATGATACAGAGACCCGTCTGGAGTGTCtgctgaataataataagaactctGATTTCTGTGCACCCCTCACCTCATTTGACTGGAATGAAGTGGACCCCAACCTCCTGG ggACATCTAGTATTGACACCACTTGTACAATCTGGGGTCTAGAGACAGGACAGGTCCTGGGAAGAGTCAACCTAGTGTCGGGTCACGTCAAAACACAGCTAATTGCTCACGACAAGGAG GTGTATGACATCGCATTCAGCCGTGCGGGTGGAGGTCGGGATATGTTTGCGTCAGTAGGAGCGGATGGGTCTGTGCGTATGTTTGATTTGCGACACCTGGAGCACAGCACCATCATCTATGAGGACCCTCAACACCACCCACTGCTGCGCCTCTGCTGGAACAAACAGGACCCTAACTACTTGGCCACCATGGCAATGGATGGCATGgag GTGGTGATTCTAGATGTGCGTGTGCCGTGTACACCAGTCGCTCGACTCAATAATCACCGTGCCTGTGTGAATGGCATCGCTTGGGCACCTCATTCCTCCTGCCACATATGTACAGCA GTAGCGGACGATCACCAGGCTCTGATCTGGGACATCCAGCAGATGCCGAGAGCCATCGAGGACCCCATCCTGGCCTACACAGCCGAGGGCGAGATCAACAACGTGCAGTGGGCCTCCACTCAGCCAGACTGGATCGCCATTTGCTACAACAACTGCCTGGAGATCCTGCGGGTGTAG